A section of the Stenotrophomonas sp. 364 genome encodes:
- a CDS encoding DUF4129 domain-containing protein: MRIDQLDVVLRARSGWEAVELGTALVRRHARAIWTPIVLLGLPVFALVNALAWWADAFGWAWLLMWWLKPVFDRLALYVISRSIFGDEPTALQTLRAQRQWGWAGFWGYLGWRRFSPLRTLLMPVNLLEGNPPEHRGVRRRAIASGAFGHALLLAATCMAFELVLVAGCIAAVFLFVPLELLSDSWRAAWAMVRDDTPAWALLGLNLVFWLSATLIGPFYTGAGFGLYLNRRTEMEAWDVEIAFRRLRDRLQPAAPLLVLALVLAWPGTPLHAQPADAGAPSLEQLLDDAEAEARKDTHDAGRPTATYANDPANTAEGIFGSDDVDTAGFRQAVQRAYEDPLQSPTRQVSRWERTDQDPAAKEKKTPDAKDTDTARRPKGPLLPAQIAEWMLWGLVGVLLVILAVTAPRWLRWLRGDGARRRATVSAVVEDDITVPQEVPPDAAARARALWQQGRPRQALALLYRASVESMSERAQMALPPGATEAQCLRVSRRMPDAADRSLFARVVRVWQYAAYAGRLPDDDAFESLASTLQQQFRWRG, encoded by the coding sequence ATGCGCATTGACCAGCTCGACGTGGTGCTGCGCGCACGAAGCGGCTGGGAAGCGGTGGAGCTGGGCACGGCGCTGGTGCGCCGGCATGCACGCGCGATCTGGACACCGATCGTGCTGCTGGGCCTGCCCGTCTTCGCGTTGGTCAACGCGCTGGCATGGTGGGCCGATGCATTCGGCTGGGCGTGGCTGCTGATGTGGTGGCTCAAGCCGGTGTTCGACCGGCTGGCCCTGTATGTCATTTCGCGCAGCATCTTCGGCGACGAGCCCACTGCCCTGCAGACCCTGCGCGCCCAGCGCCAGTGGGGCTGGGCCGGGTTCTGGGGCTACCTGGGCTGGCGCCGTTTCAGCCCGCTGCGCACGCTGCTGATGCCGGTGAACCTGCTGGAGGGCAACCCGCCCGAACACCGGGGTGTGCGCCGACGTGCGATCGCCAGTGGCGCGTTCGGGCACGCGCTGCTGCTGGCCGCCACCTGCATGGCCTTCGAACTGGTACTGGTGGCCGGCTGCATCGCGGCGGTGTTCCTGTTCGTACCGCTCGAGCTGCTGTCCGACTCGTGGCGCGCGGCGTGGGCCATGGTGCGCGACGACACCCCGGCCTGGGCCCTGCTCGGGCTCAACCTGGTGTTCTGGCTGTCGGCCACGTTGATCGGGCCGTTCTACACCGGCGCCGGCTTCGGGCTGTACTTGAACCGGCGCACGGAGATGGAGGCCTGGGACGTGGAGATCGCGTTCCGGCGCCTGCGCGACCGCCTGCAGCCGGCCGCACCGCTGCTCGTGCTTGCGCTGGTGCTGGCATGGCCGGGCACGCCGTTGCACGCCCAGCCGGCCGACGCCGGTGCGCCCTCGCTGGAGCAGCTGCTGGACGACGCCGAGGCAGAAGCAAGAAAGGACACGCACGACGCCGGGCGGCCCACGGCCACGTATGCCAACGACCCGGCCAATACTGCGGAAGGCATCTTCGGCAGCGATGACGTGGACACCGCCGGCTTCCGCCAGGCGGTGCAGCGCGCCTATGAGGATCCGTTGCAAAGCCCCACCCGCCAGGTCAGCCGCTGGGAACGTACCGACCAGGATCCTGCGGCGAAAGAAAAGAAGACACCGGACGCCAAGGACACCGACACGGCGCGCAGGCCCAAGGGGCCGCTGCTGCCGGCGCAGATCGCCGAGTGGATGCTGTGGGGGCTGGTCGGCGTCCTGCTGGTGATCCTGGCAGTCACCGCACCGCGCTGGCTGCGCTGGTTGCGCGGCGATGGCGCGCGGCGCCGTGCCACGGTGTCGGCGGTGGTCGAAGATGACATCACCGTGCCGCAGGAGGTCCCACCGGACGCGGCAGCGCGTGCACGCGCCCTGTGGCAACAGGGACGGCCACGCCAGGCCTTGGCGCTGCTGTACCGCGCCAGTGTGGAATCGATGAGCGAACGGGCGCAGATGGCGCTGCCGCCCGGCGCCACCGAGGCGCAGTGCCTGCGCGTATCGCGGCGCATGCCCGATGCGGCCGACCGCAGCCTGTTCGCGCGCGTCGTGCGCGTGTGGCAGTACGCCGCCTATGCCGGACGACTGCCCGACGATGACGCCTTCGAAAGCCTGGCCAGCACCCTGCAGCAGCAGTTCCGGTGGCGCGGATGA